CCTTTCTTTGCCCGCATTGTGTTCtaacaatggaaataaaaataatgaattactcTTATTATTAGTATTtctaagattgattgatttgagagaaggaaagagtgaggggagggagcctgaaggagagagagagagaatcccaagcagacaccaTGTTGAGTGTGTAGCCTGAAGCAGggatcaatcccatgaccctgagatcaggacttgaggcCAATGAAAGcaggagtcagacactccacAGACTGGACCATCCAGgtgccacccaagtgtcccacgGAATGAGTCCTTGTTCCTCAttcaatacatatatatatttccatatattttcttgAAGGAGAACATCAAACACTTGGAAATcatcaataaaaatttgaaggaCACCCTTCATCTTAAACAGGCTCTCTCAGAGATTGTGAGAGCCAGAGATATCCAGACCATGGATGTGGTAAGAGGTCGATGTTCGTTGTCCTAGAATGCTGCTCGGGAGGGTTTTGACTCAGTGGGGGAGGTGAGTGCAGTGTACCCGTGAGCTGTTTACGGAGTAGAGAGTGGTCGTCTGGGCACTGCAGCTTCTACTGAACAGCGAGCTGCGATTTCATTTGGGACCACCACGATGAGGTTTGCCACTTCAAGATCTAGGAAATATGGTTTATTTCACAGTTGGGTAATCTTCACATCATTCAGTGCTGCCCTCCACGTTATGTAGAATATCCCACAAAATATGTGAGCGATGAAGGGCGATAGCAAGTCAATTATAGagtagaagatttttttttaaatatctgttccACTGAGAAAGCCATTTGTGCGTTTTTTGAAATGAACCAGTTGTCTTACTTTCTCCTTATTCTATTTATGCCTCAGGGACTTTCTTTGTTGCCCTCTGTGATGCTGTCCTGCTAGGTGCCCTCATAGGTCTTTTCTTAAATCTGTCTTAAAGGTCCAAGATGAATTGGATGATGAAGTGCCGAGAGTCTTGAGATGCGAAAACCAAAAACTGAAAGGTATGTTGTTTGGGGGGAAGAAATCTCCATAGGGTGGCGATGAGTTTGCATCGGGCAGGGAAAGAATCCCTTCCTGCCTTCGCGGTCTTGCCCTTGTCCTTCCTCATCAAAACCAAGTTCTCAGGTCATGGCACAAACACACAAAAGGAAACTCAtcctttacagagaaggaaaagttCCTGGAAGACCACTATAGTGCCCCGAGTTTTCGGAAAATAGCTAAAGAAGCAGAATTCAGCCTACTAATGAAGAAAGTGGATATGATGGTGGAGTTCACGGAACAACAAAAACGGACTGCAGAGGAGTAAGCTCTTGCTGTGTTGTCCTAAATACGGTTGTATAAATTTATGTGGCGTCAAGTCTAGATAACTGTATTTGGAACTTCTGGAATTGGATCGTAGAGTACGTTTGCCAAAGGCATTTTgtagaactgtgcctgccctttCTATTTTGATATGTGTAACCTGcatgttcctttctgttctacgGACGTGCGGGGGCAGGTAGCAGCATTAATCCCTTGGATTCTGGATCCCCTCTGGGTCAGTCTGCACTGTGCTTTCAGGTTCGCTCTCCTCACGTGCTCTTACCACTCCTGCATTAGGTCCAGTTCTTGCTCAGCATGAGACTTGGCTCCAGAATGTGGAGAGAACAATGGAATTCTCTTCCTGCAGAAACCAGGAAAGTTTCTTTGTGGAAAATGGGCTGGGGCTCCAGCAATCCTGGGTCCCTTCATCTGGTGCACAACTGAGATCATTCGGTGCAGCCCAGTCGCTAAGAAGGTCAGGGTATTTCCTGTCCacgtgattttctttttcttttctttttagaaaagacTGTACATTgacctatttgacagagagagacacagtgagagagagaacacaagcagggggagtgggagaaggagaagcaggcttcccgccgaacagggagtccaatgtggggctcgatcccagggctctgggatcatgacctgaatcaaataCTTCTAAGTAGATACTTAAAGACCAGGCCACCCTTGTGCCCCTCCACATGATTTTCTAGGTGGAACTCTCCCAGATCCCATCCAAATCCTGCAGTCTTACTAAGTCTCATCTTTGCTGGCTGAACCGGAACTTTGCTTGTTGCATTCCAACCTGTCCCCAAAAGGTTGCTTGTTCATTTACTTTGTATTCACTCGCCTGTTCCAGAATTCACGGATGTGTCTTGGGGAGATTGGCTCCCACTGCCAGGCTGCCTTTCTCCTAggcttcctccttctccatctggTTCTCATGTTTCCTCATGTGCTCTAGAAATTTCACAAGTTTGCTCTCTTGTCCagtgtttccttttgtttctcagGAGGAGATCAGGATGGTGGAGGCCCTCATTCCTGTTGAAAAGCAAAACTGTTCCCTGTCTTCCCTGGAAACTCAGCTTTGTGTTATTTCTTCCCTCTCCAGGGGTAGGGGCCGCTCTCTCTCACAGGCACCTGGGTTCTGTTCATTGGTAAGTTCTTCTTGGGGTGGGTCTAGTGTCCTCACCACCTTTCTCTCTTCAACACCATATCCCTGGGCCACACATTGACTGCCGCTCCAGAAGCCATTTGCTGAAGGATAGTTGAGAGGCCAGAAGCAGATGCTCATGTCCTCCTCTTTCTAGAGGTTTTGTCTCAGTTTCTAAAGTCTTTCTGCACGTGATTCTTGACATGTGTCCTGTTGAAACCTTTGAATCAACACCATGAACAAGAGTCTGAGGCAGCCCAGCAAACCAACCTTGCTAACATCACCGTTTGCTGCCTTCACCATCCATGAACTTGGTCTTGTATTCGAGAAGGTTGACTCAATGGAGTTGACAGTTTTCCATCTGAAGTCTGTTCCCTGGACAAAACACCCTGAGTATGTGACAGTTCACATGGATTATCTGAGGACCTATTTTTGGCAGTACGGTTGGCCTTTTCCTACACCAGGATCTTTCTAGAGGGGGCAGGGCTTGTACTTCTCAAGCCTAGAGATGTGTGGGAGTGAGTTTCCATGCCAGTGAATCCTCATTCTGGAAGGTTCCTTTGGGCTGACTGTGTTGCCCAACCTTGGTCTGAGGATCAGGGCTCCCCATGGAGGTGTGAGACTAATGATGGGCCACTGCTTCATCCTAATGGGTGTGGCTGGTCAGGCTTGGCTTTTCACTTTGAATTGAAATGAGCCTTCACCGACTCAACCCAAAGACCAACTCTGAGAGGGCACAGAGTGCAATGTTATTTGGTGACATGGTGAATGAATTGAAGTAGGGAAGTATAAAGACAGTCCCGATTGGAGGGAACTTGGCAGCAGCCAGAGTTTGATTGTCGCTGAACCCTAAATGGGGCCTTCATTCCTCTCCCTGTTGTGTTGTCAGTCTGTGCTTTTAGCGGGGACATTCCAACCTAGGCCACCAAGTGTGCTTGGGAGGATAAATGGTAGCAATTCAGGACCTTGTCTCCTGGACAATGTACATACCTTTCCCATCTTAGGAAGTTAGAAGAGACCATTCATGATCTGAATGAAACCAGGAATGAGCTGTCATCTGCCAAACATAATCTGAAGGCGActaaagaagaaatggagaagtaTCGGTAAGTCCAGACACTACCTACTACTGGCTCCTGAAATCCCTGTTCCCTTTGGATTCCTCATCTTGGTACATTATTAGGACTCAGGTAATATACACAAAAATTCAGAGGATATATCCAGAGAGAATTAACAGCCACAGAAAGATAAGGAACAAAACAATTACATTACTAAACATGTCCTGATCCCCAGCGCTGGCGTGACTCTGTGGAAACTGACTCCACACCAGTGTCCTTGGTGTCACTTGTCCTAATCTTGAGGAGAGCAGTTTGTCCTAGGATGAATCTTACCTATAAACGTTGTAGTGCCATCTGATGGTGGTGGTCTTTGCAACCCTGGGAACCATGGCGAGGATAGAAGTTCAAGGAGAATAGAGCTTCATGACCAAAGACACTTGTCATGTGATAACTGAGGGAAGGATTGAAAATGGGTAAGGAAATTATTCAATCCTGAACCTGCAGGTGAAGGAAAACGATTAAGGAAGGCTGTAACAATAGCTTTGATCCTACTGTCCAGTTATAATGAGGTGAAAGTGGTTCTTGTGTCGGGATCTGATGCATGAGGGGACTGATAGAGGAGGTTGGTCACTTGGGCAATGATGGAAAATCACACCCCATGTTGGGTTGTGTCTGATGAAAACACTTGTCCCTCAGACAACAAGTGGAAGACATGCAACATCAGCTTTCAGAGGCGGAGTTCACCTTCCAAAGCCAGGTAACCTGAGTTGTGCCCAACACACTGACCCCTTGACGCCCCCTGCAGGTGACGGTAGTGGCCCTTAGAGCCCTGAACATGGGCTTTTGGTGTGTTGGCTTTTTTCAGATGGCAGTGCAGGAGAGGAATGCTGAGGCTAACTGGGtaagtgttttccttttcctcgTCTTCTCTTGGGGCACAGTCTGGCACAACCGGTGATGGGTGTGTTTTTCTCCCACAGATGAGGGCTCAGGAttgggagaggaggagagtgcagcagagcagggagaacGCCTACCTGAAACACAGGTGTGAGAGTTTGACGTGTGTTTTTACGGTTTGGAGGGGTGACGGCTCTGCTGTTTAGCGCCTAGGAGAGGACGTGGTGTTTTAATTCTTAAGAAATGTCCGTTCTTTTTCTGTGTTCAAGACTGCGCATGATGGAAAGGGAGATGCTGCCTGTGGGACCCACGCAGTGCAGACTGATGCCGGGAAGGCCTGAGTTCCAGAAGCCTCTGTGGCAAGGTAGGAAGCACGATGTGAAATGCAGCAGCCTGATTTCTGCCGTGAAACCACACGGTGCCTTTCCCATTCCTGGACACTTGCCCCTGTGACAGGTGGAGCTCACGCCCCTCCACACCTTCCCCCCCGGCCACCCCCTTCTGAAGAGCTGCGCCTGAGAAGGTGGGAGCCGAGCTCCCTTCCCACCTGGACTCAGGAGTCAagccttgggggaaaaaagactatTTGTGAAAAAGGACATTTATTTGCTTGTTATGGAGGttcctatatttttgttttattggtaaTCTATAGGACCATATTCATcaatgaaatgtattttattccTCTCATGCTGTCGGTGTCATGCCATAGCTTTATTGCTCCATCTGCCTATGCTTTCATTGTTTGTGACTCTACAAacttcagagtctgtttcttctctgAAATGCTTACTTGTTGGTCAGTCACGCGTGCTAGGTCTCATCCGCAGGCTGGACAAACGAACCATCCCTTGTGTCCGGGGAAGAGAACGTGGGCCGTTCACGGTGGGGGTTTGTGGATGTCACCCACCCAAGGCTCTTCTCACTTAGATGTTTAATCTATGAAGAAAAAGTGACTTGCCTGATGTGTGTTGAGCACCCCAATTTTAGTGTTGATTTCCAGACAGTTGTACCCCGACCTGTCCACACGGGATGCATTACTTATGGAAACACTGGAACCGGGGTCCTGGAGTGTCTCCCGCAAGAGTCAGGGGACTGGTGTCTCTCCTAGCAAAGGAGTCACTTGAGTCACGTGGGAAACCCTCTGATAAGGGACACGTGTGTGGGAAAGAGTGCAAGATGGGAGAGGAAGGCATGGAGGGCGTGCAAACCACAATAAACCTCTGTCCTTTGTCTGATCCAGCACCTAGACCGGTTCCCAGGATGAACAGCCACACCGGCCCTCAAAAGGGCCCAGAGATGCCTACGGTAAGTGGTGTGGGCGTTTTGAGTTGTGTCCGTTTCTGAAATGTTTTGCAGTGTGGACAGCACCCTGTCCTGGCCTTTTGGTGTTGCGTGTGATCTGCGATCATCCCTTTCAGAGTGCACGCCGCTCACCCAGGAGCCTCCGGGTGCTGCGGTAGAGATCCTCAacttcccccttccttccaaaGCGCAGATGCTTAGAGACATGTGGTGGTAGGATGCTcacctcgtgtgtgtgtgtgtgtgtgtgtgtgtgtgtgtgtgcgcgcgcgcgcacacgcacgGATGTGTGTAAATAATTCGAGGAGGAAGACGTCTCACTCCATAGTGAAGTCAGCTAGTCCGGCTGGGTTTGTGGTTTACTTTCCTGCGGGAGCAGGAGCAtttttagttttcgggtcaggagACTAACCCGGGAGGAGGTTTGCAGAGGTCCTAACAGAGGGAAAAATGGGAAAAGCCAGGACTGCCTCCCACTTGTGCTACATGCTTTGGGCAGCTTGAGTGTTGCTGGAGAAGGTGAGTTGTGAGACCTCCTCTGCTTTCCAATTGTGCGGACAAAGACGTGAGCTGGAATCCCTCCAGTTGGCGCCTGGGTGAGATGATGGGGCACGCTGCCAGGGGCAGGTGTGTCTCAGAAACGCCCCCTCTAGCAGCAGCCCTGAAGAGGGAATCCCGGTGACTCCCCTCAGGGCCCACCCCTCACAGGTGTTTCAGTTGTGCTCCCGTGAGCGGGTTCAGATGGGGTCTGGTGGCTGTGCCAGCTCATAGTGTCTCTCCCGACCCATCCTGGGAGCGTCACATGTGCTCTCCAGACACACTGGTTTGCATTTGGGGTTGGTGAATCGGCCCCTCAGTGCTTCTCAGCACCAAGGACTATGCATTTGCTCTGCGCCTGAGCTAAGGAGTGTCCAAAAGTCAAGGACGCGGGTCCACAGAGCTGGTCTCGCTCACTCGTAGGGGTCGTGCTTCTCTCAGAAATCACTCTTCCAGGTC
The sequence above is a segment of the Mustela lutreola isolate mMusLut2 chromosome 17, mMusLut2.pri, whole genome shotgun sequence genome. Coding sequences within it:
- the LOC131820163 gene encoding transport and Golgi organization protein 1 homolog isoform X2, producing MMVQRLLFWLLMFPYPSSPNPNLVLSLPDHFCVGPDVIEVLWKLLIITACLGACAFLIYLWRTILAVKPRQYEVTLDQIKRNIVELKKENKYLDTNIASWEEKIREAKQESHRKRAHKVSLAEINECKENIKHLEIINKNLKDTLHLKQALSEIVRARDIQTMDVVQDELDDEVPRVLRCENQKLKEKEKFLEDHYSAPSFRKIAKEAEFSLLMKKVDMMVEFTEQQKRTAEEKLEETIHDLNETRNELSSAKHNLKATKEEMEKYRQQVEDMQHQLSEAEFTFQSQMAVQERNAEANWMRAQDWERRRVQQSRENAYLKHRLRMMEREMLPVGPTQCRLMPGRPEFQKPLWQAPRPVPRMNSHTGPQKGPEMPTVGTGVGVLPHSPGPLRMPYHVGRNIPGFPPPPPPPHWGTWGPQPHLVPPPHGLPFHSEACGAPRDNSSAVPKKVPEENQANHFVN
- the LOC131820163 gene encoding transport and Golgi organization protein 1 homolog isoform X3, with the translated sequence MQLVLSLPDHFCVGPDVIEVLWKLLIITACLGACAFLIYLWRTILAVKPRQYEVTLDQIKRNIVELKKENKYLDTNIASWEEKIREAKQESHRKRAHKVSLAEINECKENIKHLEIINKNLKDTLHLKQALSEIVRARDIQTMDVVQDELDDEVPRVLRCENQKLKEKEKFLEDHYSAPSFRKIAKEAEFSLLMKKVDMMVEFTEQQKRTAEEKLEETIHDLNETRNELSSAKHNLKATKEEMEKYRQQVEDMQHQLSEAEFTFQSQMAVQERNAEANWMRAQDWERRRVQQSRENAYLKHRLRMMEREMLPVGPTQCRLMPGRPEFQKPLWQAPRPVPRMNSHTGPQKGPEMPTVGTGVGVLPHSPGPLRMPYHVGRNIPGFPPPPPPPHWGTWGPQPHLVPPPHGLPFHSEACGAPRDNSSAVPKKVPEENQANHFVN